GTGGAGATTCCCGAGGGCGGCGAGCTGCGAGTCGTCGCGCTCGGCTGGTCCGACGCCGAGGTGTCGCTCGCCCTGGGCGTGGAGCCCATCGCTGTGCATGACTGGCTGGGCTTCGGCGAAGAGAACCACGGCGTCGGCCCCTGGGCCGCCGACCTGGTGGAGGGCGATCCCGAGGTGATCCCCCGCTCAGACGAGGAGCTCGACTACGAGCAGATCCAGGCCCTGGACCCGGACCTGATCCTCAACGTGAACTCCGGGTATGAGGAGGGCGAGTACGATCGGCTCTCCGAGATCGCCCCCACCGTCTCCGGGCCTGAGGGGGCGGAGAACTTCAACCCCGGCTGGGAGAACCACACCCAGCTCATCGCCGACGCCCTGGGCCTCACTGAGGAGGGTGAGCAGCTCATCGCCGACACCGAGGACAGCCTCGCCGCCGCCCGCGAGGAGCACCCCGAGTTCGACGGGGTCGAGGCAGTCACCGGATCCAAATTCGGAGAGGCCTACGGGCTCAGCTACACCGGCGACATGCGCTGGGACATCATGGAGGAGCTCGGCTTCCAGATGTACGGCCCCGCCGCGGACATGGAGCCCAACCAAGGCTTCTTCGCCGACGTCTCCGAGGAGCAGGTCGAGGTGCTCGACGCTGAGGTCGCTGTACTCTTCCCCATCGGCTACACCCTCGAGGAGCTCGAGGCGGACCCGCTGCTGTCCTCCCTGGACGTGGTCCAGGACGAGCGCGCCGTGCTGCTCGACGATCAGGACGATCTCGTCCAGGCGTTCTCCGCGGGATCCCCGCTCAGCATCGAACTGGTCCTCGAGGAGCTCCCCGAGCAGCTGGCCGAGGCCGTCGAGAACCTGGACTGATGCCCGCAGCCGCATCCCAGGCAGCAGTGCCTGCGACCCGCGCCTACCGGACCCAGGTGGCGCGGGTCGTCCGCCTGTCCCCGCACTTCATGCGCGTGACCGTGACGGATGAGGCGCTCGCCGACTTCGGCCCTCAGGGCGTCGAGGCGACGACGCGGCGGACAGGGCTGCCGGCCTGGGATCAGAGGATCAAAATCTTCCTGCCCCGGGAAGGCGGAACGTTCCCGGACCTGGGGCTGTTCGCGGACCCGCCGCCGTCGCTCATGGAGTGGTACACCGCCTGGCGGCAGCTGCCTGGGGCGGAGCAGAACCCGATCCGCACCTACACGGTCCGCGCCATCCGGCCGCTGGACCGGGAAGTGGACATCGACTTCGTCCTCCACGAGGAGCGAACGGGATCCATGGGGCCCGCCGCGTCCTGGGCGGCCTCCGCCCGGCCCGGGGACGAGCTGGTCGTCATCGGCCCGGATCGCCGCTCCGAGGAGCCCGGCGGCGGCATCGAATGGAACCCGGGCACCGCCCGGGAGGTCATGCTCGCCGGCGACGAGACCGCCGCCCCTGCGATCTGCAGCATCCTGGAGTCCCTCGCCGTCTCCGATGAGGCCGGCGTGTTCTTCGGGGAGGCCTACCTCGAGGTGCCGACGTCGGGGGACGTGCTCGAGGTGAAGCCGCCGGCCGGCGTCGTCGTGCGCTGGCTTCCCCGCGAAGACTCCCCCATGGGCGAGCTGCTCAGCGCCGCGGTGCGTGACTGGGGCCGCAGGCGTCAGATCATCTTCGAAGCTCGACGCGCGGCCTGGGCGCCAGGCCTCGCTCGCGTGGGCGCGCCCGCAGGTTCGGGGGAGCACCGCGAGCTCTCTCCCGAGGAGCCGGTTTGGGAGGTCGCCGACCCAGAAGGGTTCCGCGAGTACGCCTGGCTGGCAGGAGAAGCCGGAGTCATCACTCGTCTTCGGCGCCATTTGGTCAAAGAGATCGGGCTCTCCCGCAAGCAGGTGAGCTTCATGGGCTACTGGAAGACAGGCCGTGCGGGCGCCTGAGAGGGAGGCGCAAGGGTCAGTATGCGCTGTCTGAGCTGGCCGGCCCCCGCGACTTCCCGTGGGACAATGGGAGGGATGTCTGAGACTTCTGACGCCCGCCCGCAGGTCCGCCCCAAGGCTGAGGGGTGGACCCAGGCCCTGGACGCGGAGGGCCGCCCCAAGCTGCAGTTCTCCCAGTCCAAACGGGTCAAGCAGCCGCCCCAGCACCTCGCCGACCTCACTCTCGAGGAGCGGATCGCCAAGGCCAAGGAGCTGGGCCTGCCGGGCTTCCGCGCCAAGCAGCTCTCCGTGCACTACTTCCAGCACTACACCGCCGACCCGGCCGCGATGACGGACCTGCCTGCGGACGCCCGGGAGAAGCTCGTCGAGGAGTTCCTGCCCCCGCTGCTCACGGAGGTCCGCCGGCTGAAGACCGACGACGGCGCCACCATCAAGTTCCTCTGGCGGCTCTTCGACGGCGCTATGGTCGAATCGGTGCTGATGCGGTACAAGAACCGCATCACCCTGTGCATCTCCTCCCAGTGCGGCTGCGGCATGAACTGCCCGTTCTGCGCCACCGGACAGAACGGGCTCACCCGCAACATGTCCGCCGCGGAGATCGTCGATCAGATCGTGCAGGCCAACCGGGTGATCGCCGCCGGCGAGCTCGACGCCCCCAATGCTGCTGAGGTCGCGGAGGAGGCCGACCACGCCGGGCTCGGTGAGGAGACCGACGACCCAGACTCGGACATCTCCCCAGTGAAGCAGGGCCAGAGCGAGGCTGCCGCGTCGCCGGACGCATCCGGGAAGGCGGGGCCCCAGCGCGTCGGAAACATCGTCTTCATGGGGATGGGTGAGCCGCTGGCGAACTACAAGAGGGTGATGAGCGCCGTCCGACGCATGGTCGACCCTGCCCCTGAGGGGCTGGGAATGTCAGCCCGCGGCATCACGATCTCCACTGTGGGCCTGGTCCCGGCGATCCGTAAGCTGGCGGCCGAGGATCTGCCGATCACCTTTGCGCTGAGCCTTCACGCCCCGGACGACGAGCTGCGCGACGAGCTGATCCCGGTCAACGACCGGTGGAAGGCGGACGAGGCGATCGACGCCGCCTACGAGTACTACCAGCGCACCGGCCGCCGGGTGAGCATCGAGTACGCGCTGATCAGGGACATGAACGACCACCCGTGGCGAGCGGACCTGCTGGCGGAGAAGCTCAACGCCCGGGGCCGCGGCTGGGTGCATGTGAACCCGATCCCGCTGAACCCCACCCCCAACTCGGTGTGGACCTCTTCAAAGCCTGCAGTCATGCAGGAGTTCCTGGACCGGCTCAACAGGGCCGGGGTTCCCACCACGCTGCGGGACACCCGCGGCAAGGAGATCGACGGCGCCTGCGGCCAGCTCGCCGCTGCGGAGGACTGACACCGGCAGAGCAGGTGACGAGGCAGGGTCTGCCGCCGCTGAAGACGGTCCCGCCGGCGCTCAGGCCGAGCCGTCGTCGCGCTTCGCCTTGCGGTATTCCTCAAGCTTCTGCCGCTCCCGCTGCGGCATCGGAATGAGCTCGCTGGGCTTCTCGTAGGCGACGATCAGCGCCAGCAGAGGACCGATCAGCGGAACCACGATGCTGAGCACCCCGAGCGCGAACTTGTTCGCGAAGCTCAGGTGCTTGGCCTTGATGATCAGCGCAATGATCGCCCACGCGGCAGCGACCACTGTGAGGAGAAGGAACACGAGCTCCGACGGCGAGGGCATCAGCGGGTCAGCTCCGAGTGATGGCATCATCCTGCCACCGTAGTACGGATTGATGGTTGCTGATCATCAAACGTCATGTGAGGATGAATATCAGTCATGCATCCGCATACGCGCACTGTTAGGGTATTTATATGCCTCAGATTCGGATCAGTGACGCTGCGCGGTTCCTCGGTGTCAGCGATGACACTCTGCGGCGGTGGATCTCCTCGGGGGAGCTGACTGCGCAGGCCGACGACGCCGGAAAGAAGGTGGTCGACGGCGCAGAGCTGGCACGGTTCTCCCGCGAGCGCAGCAGCCACGTGCCATCGCCCGAGGGGTTCTCCTCGGTGCGCAACCGGTTCGTGGGCCTCGTGACCCAGGTGACATCTGACCCGGTGATGTCCCAGGTGGAGCTGCAGTGCGGCCCCTACCGCGTGGTCTCGCTGATCAGCACTGAGGCTGTGCGTGACCTCGGACTGGAGCCGGGCGTGGTCGCCACCGCCTCGATGAAGGCCACCAACGTAGGCATCGACCGCCCGGAGGCATCCCGGTGAGACGCACTTTCGCGCTGCTGTCTGCCTCAGCTCTTCTGCTCACTGCCTGCGCCGACGCCGGGGACGAGGAATCCGTGACCGTATTCGCCGCCGCGAGCCTCAGCCAAGTCTTCGAGGAGATCGGTGAGCTCTACGCGGAGGAGACCGGCACTGAGGTCGAGTTCAGCTTCGCGGGCTCGTCCGGCCTGGTCGAGCAGCTGGAGAACGGGGCCCCGGCCGATGTGCTCGCCACCGCCGACGAGACCAATATGGACAATGCCGTCGAGGGCGGTCTGGTCGATGGTGAGCCTGAGCTCTTCGCCGAGAACTTCCTGGTCATCGTCACCCCCTCGGGGAACCCGGCAGGGGTGGAGTCCCTGGAGGACCTTGATGATGACGCCGTCGAGACCGTCATCTGCGCTGAGGCGGTGCCGTGCGGGGCTGCGACACAGCGCATCGCTGAGACTGCTGGGATGGAGATCGCCCCGGTCTCCGAGGAGACGTCGGTGACCGACGTGCTCGGCCGAGTGCGCAGCGGAGAGGCCGACGCCGGGCTCGTCTATGCCACCGACGCCCTGCAGGGCGGGGCTGACGTGGAGACCATCCAGATCGAGGGCGCCGAGGAGGACCCCAACCTCTACCCGATCACTGTGCTGGAGAACGCCGAGGCGCCCGAGGCCGGGCAGGAGTTCATCGACTTCGTCCTCGAGGATGAGGTCTCCCAGCGGATTCTCAGCGACGCAGGCTTCAGCGACCCGCAGTGATCGCAGCGACCCGACGGTTCAGCCGCCCCCCGGCATGGGTGATGATCCCCGGCCTGCTGGGGGCGGCCGTCGTCCTGCTTCCCGTCAGCGGGATGATGACCCGGCTGGACTGGGCCGAGCTGCCCGGGCTCCTGACCTCCGAGTCCTCGCTCGATGCGCTCCGACTCTCGATCTGGACTGCGCTCGCCGCCACGGTGCTCTGTCTGATCCTCGGCGTCCCGCTGGCGCTGATGCTCGCCCACGCCCGCTTCCGCGGACTGACCATAGTGCGCTCCCTGGTGCTGCTTCCCCTGGTGCTGCCGCCGGTGGTCGGCGGTCTGGCGCTGCTCTACACCTTCGGCAGCCAAGGCATGCTCTCCGGCACGCTGGACCTCTTCGGCATCAGGATCGCCTACACCTCGGTCGCCGTCATACTGGCGATGACCTTCGTGTCCATGCCCTTCCTGGTGATCAGCGTGGAGACGGCCGTCCGCGGCATGGACCGCGAGGTGATCGAGGCAGCCACAGTGGACGGGGCCAGCCGAACCGGAATCCTGCGCCACATCATCCTGCCGCTCATCGGCCCTGGCCTGGTCTCCGGCGCGGTGCTGGCCTTCGCCCGCAGCCTCGGCGAGTTCGGCGCCACGCTGGCCTTCGCTGGCAACCAGCAGGGCGTCACCCGCACTCTGCCCCTGGAGATCTACCTGCAGCGTGAGACGGACCCCGACGCCGCCGTCGCGCTCTCCCTGCTGCTGATCGTGGTGGCCGTCGTCGTCATCAGCGCTGCCTACTCCCGCCAGCAGAGGGCGCAGTAGGGCTTCACTCAGCCGCTGGGGCGATCCCCGTGGAAGGCGAGGATCCGTTCCAGGCCCGCGGCGACCTTCTCCGGACCGGGTGCCAGGGAGAGCCGGATCCATTCGTGGCCGGCGAGCCGGTCGAAGTCGGTGCCGGGCACGACGGCGACCCCAGCCTCTTCGAGGAGAGCCTCGGCGTAGGCGGGGGAGCTGCGGAACCGGCCGGGGCCGTCGCCGAGGTGCTGGCCCAGATGGGCGTAGACATAGAAGGCGCCGTCCGCCGGCGCCAACTCGCCCCATCCGAGCTGCGGCAGTGCCTCCAGCACCATCCGGCGGGCCCTGGCATAGCCGGCCGTCTGGTCCTGGCAGAACTGCATCGAGTCCCTGCTGAACGCCTCCACGGCTGCGATCTGGGAGCCGTGCGGGGCTGACAGGGTGACGTTGCCGGCCAGCCGGTCCACCGCGTCCACCAGATGCTCGGGCAGAATCGCCCAGCCCAGCCGCCAGCCCGGCATTCCCCAATACTTGGAGAACGAGGACACCGCAGCGGCCTCGCCGCTGACCTGAAGCGCGCTCACGGAGGGCTGGGTGTAGCTGATGCCGTGATAGATCTCGTCGCTGATCATCTGAACCCTGCTCTCCGCGCACCAGGCGCTCAGGGCGGTCAGCTGCTCACGGTCCAGCATGGTGCCGGTGGGATTGGCGGGCGAGGCGAGGATCAGCCCGTCCAGGGGCCGCTCGGCGTGCGCGGCGGCCAGCTGCTCCACAGTCGGCTGAAAGCGAACCTCAGGGCCGCAGTCCAGGTCCACGACATCGATGCCGAGGCTGGTGAGAATGTTGCGGTACGCGGGGTAGCCGGGGCGGGCGAGCGCCACCCGTGCCCCGTGGTCGAAGGCGGCGAGGAAGCTCAGCACAAAAGCGCCCGAAGAGCCGGTGGTGACCGCCACCCGCTCAGCCGGGACCTCCAGGTCATACCAGTCCCCGTAGTGGGCGGCGATCGCCTCCCGCAGGGGCCGGATGCCCAGGGCGGGGGAGTAGTTGAGCACCGTCTGGTCCGCGTGGACCCGGGCCGCGGCGTCGTTCACCGCCGGAGGTGCGCCTGAGCCGGGCTCACCCGCGGTGAGGGACACCACGTCCCGCCCGGCCGCGCGCAGCTGCTCGATCCGTCCCACAATGCGCATCACCTCGAACCCAGGAACCTGAGACCGTCGGGACGCCTGCATCGAAGGGGCTGAACGCATGCCGCACAGCCTAACCGGCAGACAGCCCCAAGCCTTCCGAGGGCCTGAACGTGGGCTGGGTTGCATGTTGTGGTCACAGTGTTAGCGTTCCCGCTCAACCCCATGCTGTAAGGAGCACTTTGGTCATGAAGAAAGCACCACTGACCAGCCTTGCCCTGGCTGGCCTGCTGTTCGGTCTCGCCGCCTGCGACAACGGCGATGCCGAAGGCGACGGCGAGGCGCCGCAGGAGCAGGCCCAGGAAGACGTTCAGCAGGAAGGCCCCGAGGGCCAGCAGGAGATGTCCGAGCCGGACCTGGGCGACCTCCCTGACGTCGTCGCCACCGTCAACGACGAGGACATCGAGGCCGAGGAGTACGAGGCCGCCTACCAGAACCAATTCATGAACGCCCAGATGATGTCGCAGATGACCGGCGAGGAGCCCGACGAGGATGAGCTCCAGGAGCAGACTCTCGAGCAGGTCATCGGCAACCGGCTGCTCATCCATGACGCCGAGGAGCAGGGCTTCGACGCCTCCGAGGAGGAGGTCGAGGAGGAGCTCGAGGCGACCGCCGAGGAGAACGGCCTCGAGTCCCTCGACCAGCTCTTCGAGATGGCCGAGGAGCAGGGCATCAGCGAGGATGAGCTGCGCGGGCAGGCCGAGGACCAGGTCCGTGTGGAGAAGCTCATCGACAGCTTTGACGTGGACGAGCCCACTGAGGAGGAGCTCGAGGAGTCCTACGAGGAGCAGGTGGCCCAGCAGCCCGAGGCTGAGGAGGGCGCCGACGGCGAGGAAGCCCCCGAGACCCCTGAGTTCGATGAGGTCCGGGATGAGATCCACGAGCAGATGATGCAGCAGCGGCAGAACGAGGCTGCTCAGGAGCACGTGGACCAGCTGCGCGAGGATGCAGACGTCGAGACCCACATCTGATCAGAGCTCCTCTGATCAGGCCTGATCACCTGAAGGGGCATGCCGCCGGATAGCCTGGGCGGCATGCCCCTTCAGCATTCTGCGCCCGCCCGCATTGTGCACGCGCTGCTGGCGCTGCTGACCCTCGCCGGGCTGGTCACCTCCCTGTACTTGGGGTGGACCCGGGACAGTGTCCTTCCTGGTGGCGTCGGCTACACCGGGGTGATCGTGGCTGGCTGGGAGCATATGCTCAACCAGCTGGCGTACTTCACGTTCCTGTCGGGTCTGATGGTGCTCATCAGCTCCGCCTGGACAGCGGTGCGGCCGGGGTCACGATCGGCCCTGCTGCAGACCGTGCGGATCTCGGGGCTGGTGTGCATCATCATCACCGGGCTCGTGTTCAATCTGCTGCTGCGCGGTCCTGCCGCTCTGACCGGGGTGATGCTCTTCAACGACACGGTCCTGCACGTGGTGGTGCCGCTGCTGGCGCCGCTGGTGTGGGCCGCAGTCGGGCCCCACGGCCGACTGAGCCTGCGCATCGTGCTGGCCTCGATGCTCATCCCCGTGGCCTGGCTGGTGGTCACCCTGGCTCGTGGGCCGCGGATGGACTGGTACCCGTACGAGATCCTCGACGTCCCCGCCCTCGGCTACGCGGGGGTGAGCGTCTACATCGTCTCGATCCTGCTGCTCTACCTGGCCCTGGCGTTCGCCTTCCTCGGCCTGGACAGGCTGCTGCTGAGGCTTGGCCGAGGCGAGCACAGGCCCGCTTAGGCGGCCTGCTGGAGCTGGCCCTCAGAGCCGCCCGATGCTGAGCCCCCGCCTCACTCAGCGGATGTCAGGACGCTGCGCAGGGAGACCCGCTGGCCGGTGCGCAGCAGGGAGCGGCTGTAGATCCGGGCGGCCAGCAGCATCACCAGGGCCGCGCCGGCCAGCAGGGCGATCATCGCGAACACCGGCTCGAACCACGCCACCTCCTCGAAGAACAGCCGGACCGGCATCGCCACCGGAGCGGTGAACGGGATGTAGGAGGCCACCTGCATCACCCGCTCGTTCTCGGCGAAGAACAGCACCAGGAAGTACGGCAGCATCACCAGCATCATCGTCGGCAGCATCACCGGCCCCGAATCCTCCTGCCGGGACACCAGTGAGGCCCCGGCGGCATACATCGACGCGACCAGCACGAATCCCGGCAGGAAGAACACCACAAACCACAGCATGGGCGCTGAGAGCAGGCCCAGCAGCTCCGTCTGCCCGGTGATCATCAGCCCAGCCGCCGCCGCACCGGCGATCACCACCGCCTGGCCGATCGCCATCAGCGTGTTGCCCAGCACCTTGCCCACCAGCAGCGACCGTGCCGAGATGGTGGAGAGCAGGATCTCCACCACCCGAGACTGCTTCTCCTGGATGGTGTTCTGCTGGATCACCGTGCCCGATCCGATCGTGAGCATCATGAACACCAGCCCGAAGAGGAACGGCACCACGAACCGCAGGGGGGCCTGCTCGTCCGGCTCCTCCAGGGTGGCGGTGGTCGGCTGGGCGGAGAGCATGTTCACGATGTCGTACGGGACCTGCTCCCGGCCGATCACGTGGAAACCGGTGGGGGACTCCTCGCTCGAGGTGATGACGGCCTCCGCCTCACCCGCGTAGAGCCGCTCCACCGCGTCGTCGCGGGAGTCGGCGGTCGTCACGCTCAGCGGCAGGCCCTCGAGGGTGTCCAGCTGCGCCTCGCCCAGCTCGGCGGCCGCAACTTCAGCATCCTCCGGCTCGCCGCCGCCGAAGGCGGACATCAGCAGGATCCCGCCGAGCACGATGATCACCGTGACCGCAACGCTGATCAGGAACGCCTTGGAGCGGACCTGAGTGGTGATCTCACGCTCGGCCACCAGCAGCGCGGCCCGGCCCGGCCCGGGCGCTTCGGGGGCGGGGGAGGCCTGCGGGGCAGCGGTGCTCATCGGGCGAGCTCCTCAGCGTTCTCGGCGGAAACGTCCTTGAAGATCTCCGAGAGCGTCGGAAGCACCGGCCGGAAGCTGCGCACCGGGCCCCGCTGAGCGGCTGCGGCCAGCACCTGCTGGGCGGCCTCCTCCTCTGCCCGGAAGAGGGCGCGTCCGCCGGTCTGCTCATCCACGGCGACGTTCGGGATCATGCGGACCCATCCGGCGTCCTCGGTGATCAGCTCATAGCGCCGGGTGCCATGCCGTTCGCGCAGCTCCTCCCGCGGACCCGCAGCGAGGACCCTGCCCGAGCCGATGATCACCAGGTCATCGCAGAGACGCTCGACCACGTCGAGCTGGTGCGAGGAGAACAGCACCACGGCCCCGCCGGCGGCGTGCTCCCTCAGCACGCCCAGCACCACCTCCACGGCCATGGGGTCCAGCCCGGAGAACGGCTCGTCCAGCACCAGCACGTCCGGCTGGTGCACCAGCGCTGCGGCGACCTGGACCCGCTGCTGATTGCCCAGGGAGAGCGACTCGAGCGCGTCCTCGGCCCGGCCGCCGAGGCCCAGCCGCTTCAGCAGGCTGACGGCGCGGGCGCGTGCCCGGCTCCGCGGGAAGCCGTGCAGACGGGCCAGGTAGGCCAGCTGCTCAGCCAGGGGCATCTTGGGGTAGAGGCCGCGCTCCTCCGGCATGTAGCCGAACCGGGTGCGGGAGGCGGGGGAGAGAGCCTCCCCGTCCAGCAGCACCTGCCCGGAGTCGGCGTTGAGCACCCCGAGGATGATGCGCATCGTGGTGGTCTTGCCGGCCCCGTTGCCGCCCACAAAGCCGGTCAGCTGACCGCGGGCGGCGCTGAGGGAGACATCGTGGAGCACCTGCCGGCCGGAGTAGGACCGGCACACCTTGCGCAGCTCGAGCATGCTCTCAGCCTAGCGCCGAGGGCCTCAGCCGAACTGTTTGGCCAGCTGGGCGGCCAGCCCGGTGTACTCCGCCGGGGTCAGCCCCCTCAGGCGGTCCGCGGCGGCGGGCGAGAGGCCCAGACCGGTGACGAACTCCTGGAGCTTCTCGGCGTCCGCCCGGCGGCCCCGGGTCAGCTCCTTGAGCCGCTCGTAGGGGTTCTCCATCCCTTCGGTGCCGGCAATCGCCTCGGCGCGCATGACCGTCTGGACGGCCTCGCCGAGCACCTCCCAGTTCGCGTCGAGGTCAGCGGCGATGGTCTCCTCGGCGACGTCGAGCTGCTTGAGCCCCTTGGTCACGTTGGACAGCGCCAGCACAGAGTGGCCGATGCCGGTGCCGATGTTGCGCTGGCCGGATGAGTCGGTGAGGTCGCGCTGCCAGCGGGACTCCACCAGGGTCGCCCCCAGGGTGTCGAGCAGGGCGCTGGAGATCTCCAGGTTCGCCTCGGCGTTCTCGAACCGGATCGGGTTGACCTTGTGCGGCATGGTGGAGGAGCCGGTGGCGCCGGCTACAGGGATCTGCTTGAAGAATCCGATGCTGATGTAGCTCCAGATGTCCACGCACAGCCCGTGCAGGATCCGGTTGAAGCGGGAGATGTCCGCGTAGAGCTCCGCCTGGAAGTCGTGGGATTCGATCTGGGTGGTCAGCGGGTTGAACGTCAGCCCCAGCTTCTCCACGAAGGACTGTGCGATGCCGGGCCAGTCGGCCTCCGGCGCTGCGGCCAGATGAGCGGCGTAGGTGCCGGTGGCGCCGTTGATCTTGCCCAGGTACTCCTGCTGCTCGATGCGGCGCACCTGCCGGCCCAGCCGGTGGACGAAGACCGCAATCTCCTTGCCCAGGGTTGAGGGGGTGGCCGGCTGGCCGTGGGTGCGGGAGAGCATCGGCACCTCGGCGGCCTGCTCCGCCATGGAGCTCAGCCCTTCGAGCATGGTGCGGGCCTCCGGCAGCCACACCTGCTCCACCGCGTCACGGATCCCGACCGCGTAGGAGAGGTTGTTGATGTCCTCAGAGGTGCAGGCGAAGTGCACCAGCGGCTTCAGCCCGCCCAGCTCCAGAGAGTCCAGGCGGCGGGCGATGAAGTACTCGACTGCCTTCACGTCATGCACGGTCTCCGCCTCAATGGTGCCGAGCTCGGCGATCGCGTCGGTGCCGAAGCCGGTGACGATGCCGCGCAGGCCCCGAATCTGCTCCTCGGTGAGCCGGGGCAGGCCGGGCAGCACCTGCTGCTCGCACAGATGGATGAACCACTCCACCTCCACGTGGATCCGGTTGCGGTTCAGCGCCGCCTCCGAGAGGTGATCCACCAGGGGCGCGACGGCGCTGCGGTAGCGGCCGTCCAGCGCCCCCAGGGCGATCGTCGGCTCAGCGGCGGCGAGGGAGACACGGTCCTGGGCGGCAGAGTGCGCAGAGGTCAGCATGGTCCACATTCTTCCACTTTGCGGGGGAGCGCGACGCCGGCCCGTTGGGTCTTCCACACCTTTCCGCGGGTGAGAGGGCCACTCCGGGTGCTCCACACCCTGATGCGCCCGCGACCGCCGTCGTGGCTCCGCATCCTAATGTTTCTGCAGATCGAGGCGGAGCAGCGGGGCAGCGGAGGGGGCAGAGCATGGTGGCATCAGCAGCGGTTCAGCAGCTGGACCAGATGGTGGAGGACTACCGGGCAGCCGCTGAGCAGCTCGGCGCCGTCTCTGCTCTGCACACGGTGTACGCCGCACACATCGTCCACGCCTCAGGCGTCGAATGGGAATCCCAGGCAGCAGGCGCCTTCCGCACCGTCATGGGAACTTTGGAGGGTCATGGGGCCAGCATCCAGGAGCAGGCCCAGGAGCTGCGCGAGGAGGCTCTGCTCATCGCCGGGGAGCTTGCCGCGCTCGCAGACCAGGCCAGGCAGTGGCACGCGGCCCTGACGCTGGCGGCCAGCCTGGACTTCGGCGCGATCTTCGAGACCTTCGCTGAGGAGGCCCAGGGGCGGGCGGCCCGGGCCGCGCTGGAGACAGCGATGGGCTCCGCCGAGATCTTCGCCGACTTCGTGAGCAGCGACACGGCCGCACCGCTCCGGCACGCCATCCAGCGCCTTCCCGGGCTGACTTCCTGAGAAAGGATCTCCCATGCCTCTTGCTTCTGCCCCGAGCAGCCGGGCGCCCGCTGATGAGAGCCCGGACATGACCGTGCGGGTCCGCGGCGGTCCGACCAGCATCAACCTTGCTTGGGATGCGCTCGCCCAAGCGTCGGTCCACCTGGGCCAGGCGGTCACCACGATGCAGGCCCAGAGCTCCCACCTCGCCCACGCCGACCGCAGAACGACCCCGCCGGCACCCACCTGGAGGTACCCCGGCTTCAAAGCCCGTGTCGGAGCGCTCCGGTTTCGGGCCGGCGCTGCAGCCTGGGGTCTCGCGGAGGCCGTGACGGGCGTCGATGAGGCCCATGAGGCCTACCGGGAGGTTGAGGCGGCGGCCCAGCGATGGATGGAAGCCCTCAAGCGCGTCACCCCTTGGGGTCAGCTTCCGATGCTGGAGGCCATCCTCGAGGGGAACTGGCTCTACGCGCGTGACTACGGGGCAGCCACCATCGCCATGACGCTTCCCACTGCGGCTGAGGCTTCGTGGCTGCTGCCTCAGGGACGGGCAGGCCGAGGAGCTTTTGAAGCCCGGCTGCGCGTGGAAGCGATGATGCGCGCCGCCGGATACGGCGGCAGCCTGGGCGCGGAGACCCTGCTGGGCGAGTACGAGCTGCAGGTCACCGGTACCGAAGAGGCCGGCGCGGAGGTCTTCGACGGAACCCGCGGCGGCTTCTACGAGACGATGGCCGGCTACTCGGATCAGGGAGACGTCGTCGTCGCGGAGATCGACAGTGGGGAGGGGGACCCTGTCTACGCGGTCTATATCCCCGGGCTGGACCTCGACGAGCACACCGCGGAGGACGGGCTCGATCCTCTGGCCAGCCGGGGCCTGCTCACCACTGCGGACGCCTTCGCCAACGATTCGGCGAACGTGGACCGGATCGCGGATCAGGCGCTCCGGGACGCCGGGGCTGAGGAGGGGGCTGACGTGATGCTCTCCGGGTTCAGCCAGGGCGGACTGGCCGTCACCAACCTGCTGAAGGGC
The sequence above is drawn from the Nesterenkonia populi genome and encodes:
- a CDS encoding Pr6Pr family membrane protein, with translation MPLQHSAPARIVHALLALLTLAGLVTSLYLGWTRDSVLPGGVGYTGVIVAGWEHMLNQLAYFTFLSGLMVLISSAWTAVRPGSRSALLQTVRISGLVCIIITGLVFNLLLRGPAALTGVMLFNDTVLHVVVPLLAPLVWAAVGPHGRLSLRIVLASMLIPVAWLVVTLARGPRMDWYPYEILDVPALGYAGVSVYIVSILLLYLALAFAFLGLDRLLLRLGRGEHRPA
- a CDS encoding ABC transporter ATP-binding protein is translated as MLELRKVCRSYSGRQVLHDVSLSAARGQLTGFVGGNGAGKTTTMRIILGVLNADSGQVLLDGEALSPASRTRFGYMPEERGLYPKMPLAEQLAYLARLHGFPRSRARARAVSLLKRLGLGGRAEDALESLSLGNQQRVQVAAALVHQPDVLVLDEPFSGLDPMAVEVVLGVLREHAAGGAVVLFSSHQLDVVERLCDDLVIIGSGRVLAAGPREELRERHGTRRYELITEDAGWVRMIPNVAVDEQTGGRALFRAEEEAAQQVLAAAAQRGPVRSFRPVLPTLSEIFKDVSAENAEELAR
- a CDS encoding SurA N-terminal domain-containing protein, producing MKKAPLTSLALAGLLFGLAACDNGDAEGDGEAPQEQAQEDVQQEGPEGQQEMSEPDLGDLPDVVATVNDEDIEAEEYEAAYQNQFMNAQMMSQMTGEEPDEDELQEQTLEQVIGNRLLIHDAEEQGFDASEEEVEEELEATAEENGLESLDQLFEMAEEQGISEDELRGQAEDQVRVEKLIDSFDVDEPTEEELEESYEEQVAQQPEAEEGADGEEAPETPEFDEVRDEIHEQMMQQRQNEAAQEHVDQLREDADVETHI
- a CDS encoding ABC transporter permease; protein product: MSTAAPQASPAPEAPGPGRAALLVAEREITTQVRSKAFLISVAVTVIIVLGGILLMSAFGGGEPEDAEVAAAELGEAQLDTLEGLPLSVTTADSRDDAVERLYAGEAEAVITSSEESPTGFHVIGREQVPYDIVNMLSAQPTTATLEEPDEQAPLRFVVPFLFGLVFMMLTIGSGTVIQQNTIQEKQSRVVEILLSTISARSLLVGKVLGNTLMAIGQAVVIAGAAAAGLMITGQTELLGLLSAPMLWFVVFFLPGFVLVASMYAAGASLVSRQEDSGPVMLPTMMLVMLPYFLVLFFAENERVMQVASYIPFTAPVAMPVRLFFEEVAWFEPVFAMIALLAGAALVMLLAARIYSRSLLRTGQRVSLRSVLTSAE
- the purB gene encoding adenylosuccinate lyase — encoded protein: MLTSAHSAAQDRVSLAAAEPTIALGALDGRYRSAVAPLVDHLSEAALNRNRIHVEVEWFIHLCEQQVLPGLPRLTEEQIRGLRGIVTGFGTDAIAELGTIEAETVHDVKAVEYFIARRLDSLELGGLKPLVHFACTSEDINNLSYAVGIRDAVEQVWLPEARTMLEGLSSMAEQAAEVPMLSRTHGQPATPSTLGKEIAVFVHRLGRQVRRIEQQEYLGKINGATGTYAAHLAAAPEADWPGIAQSFVEKLGLTFNPLTTQIESHDFQAELYADISRFNRILHGLCVDIWSYISIGFFKQIPVAGATGSSTMPHKVNPIRFENAEANLEISSALLDTLGATLVESRWQRDLTDSSGQRNIGTGIGHSVLALSNVTKGLKQLDVAEETIAADLDANWEVLGEAVQTVMRAEAIAGTEGMENPYERLKELTRGRRADAEKLQEFVTGLGLSPAAADRLRGLTPAEYTGLAAQLAKQFG
- a CDS encoding pyridoxal phosphate-dependent aminotransferase, translating into MRSAPSMQASRRSQVPGFEVMRIVGRIEQLRAAGRDVVSLTAGEPGSGAPPAVNDAAARVHADQTVLNYSPALGIRPLREAIAAHYGDWYDLEVPAERVAVTTGSSGAFVLSFLAAFDHGARVALARPGYPAYRNILTSLGIDVVDLDCGPEVRFQPTVEQLAAAHAERPLDGLILASPANPTGTMLDREQLTALSAWCAESRVQMISDEIYHGISYTQPSVSALQVSGEAAAVSSFSKYWGMPGWRLGWAILPEHLVDAVDRLAGNVTLSAPHGSQIAAVEAFSRDSMQFCQDQTAGYARARRMVLEALPQLGWGELAPADGAFYVYAHLGQHLGDGPGRFRSSPAYAEALLEEAGVAVVPGTDFDRLAGHEWIRLSLAPGPEKVAAGLERILAFHGDRPSG